In the Sorghum bicolor cultivar BTx623 chromosome 4, Sorghum_bicolor_NCBIv3, whole genome shotgun sequence genome, cgtttttatttgacaaatagagtaattaggcttaaaaaattcatctcgtgatttacaggtaaactgtgtaattagtttttatttttgtctatatttaatattctatgcatgtggcgtaaggttcgatgtgacggggaatcttgaaaagattttggtttttaagtgaactaaacaaggcctttaacGGAGCAGCAATCAGTAATTTTGTGTCCGATGAATGCTGCACGTTTTGCATCGGTCTTGTTCAGTTCGGAAAAACGGgtgaaaaacggcactgtagtactttcgtttttatttgacaaatattgtccaattatagagtaagtaggctcaaaagattcatctcgcggtttacagataaactgtgtaaatagtttttgttttcatgtatatttaatgctccatgcatgtgccgcaagattcgatgtaacggggaatcttgaaaaattttgcgaactaggccttgtttagttcctaaaatttttcaagattctccgtcacatcgaaccttgcggcacatgcatgaagcattaaatatagacgaaaacaaaaactaattacacagtttacctgtaaatcacgagacgaatcttttgatcctagttagtctatgattggataatatttgccacaaataaacgaaagtgctaaagtagcgaaatccaaattttttctcaaactaaacaagtcctaaacaaggcccaagaaacGAGAGGTTGTGTGATAGGTACCGAAAAGGGAGCATATCTCCTGTTCGGGTCCGATCGTCGTCCAAAGCGTCTGCGGCGACAGTAGAATTGAAGTGCATCATGGCCGCTTCTTAGGATACCCGGCCGATGCAACAGTGGATGCACTACTCGCCGCCTCGATGACGAGGTCGATGAGAAAGAAATGGTGCGGCGACCGAGCAAGAGGACTAGAGGAAGCATTCCACCATGCCAGAAGTGTGTGGGCCGCCGTGGGCGCACCTGATGATGCATGCATCCCAGCCCCACCTCCAATTCGATGGATCATCATAAATTCCATGCGCTTTCTCTACCACCCCTTGTCTGCCTGCACTGTGCAGTGCAGCTACCTGGTAGGCGGCAGGCAGTAGGCACCATCCATCGGATCCTGCTGGCTGGCTGCGGCTGAAATCTGAATCTATCCAGCCAGCCACATGAAAAGTTTGGTAAATTGTATATAAGATTTTTATCCTCCATAAAactctctctatttttataaaaCTCTTAATATCTCTCTtattaacatatatatatatatagtatcacATCAATATATTTAATATGTATAAAAttctaataaaactctagcaagaTAGAGTATGCGGAGGCACGCCTGCGGCTGAAATCTGCATTGAATCGCTCCAGATCTGTATCACCAACCTATCATGGGCTCTCCAGTTGATGCCACACGATGTCGATCAGAGATTTCAGAGTAACGTCGCACGgtagcctttttttttttttgagggaacaCACGGTACACATTGCATTGCACAGAGTTAATGTCTGTCAGCCTTGAAGTACTACAGGTTTGAACCCAATTGCAGCAATCAAGATAGCAGCATGCAAGCCAGTTTATGTTCCAATTGTGCCCTAACTTTTACATACGACATTTGCAAGTAGTAGTATAAAATAGATTTGTGCTAGCCTTTATACGCCGTGGAAGAGGCCAAAAAGTTCATCTTCACCTGCCGTGCGCAGGGCTATATAGTGGTAGATTGCGCACTTTCTTCTGGTCCTAGTCCAGCTAGCAAATCCTCGATGATCATAATCCATGCATGCAGCATGGTCCTATAGTCCTCGATCGATCGACATGCCTTTTGTTGCTGCACAACATACGCGAAATACAGAAAGAAAACATAGCATCCAACCAATCAGCTACTAGAAATTAGGAGTATTGTGATTGCACTAAACAAAAAGAACAGGTAGCGTAGCGACTGAAGTGATGACTTGcactggggccttgtttagttccgaaaaaatttcggattctgctactgtagcactttcgtttttatttgacaaatattatccaatcatgaactaactaggatcaaaagattcgtctcacgatttacagacaaactgtgtaattagtttttgttttcgtctatatttaatgcttcatgcatttgccgcaagattcgatgtgatgggaaatcttgaaaactttttggatttcggggtgaactaaacaaggcctggctcACTGAGTACATAGTGTACGGGCTACTGCATGCCGTGAGCTCCCATCCCAAAGGTAATGAAAGCCATCAAGGGAAAGCGGCCGCTGCCATCTGGCTCATCTCCTCCGCTGCAAGAAAAAAGATCATTTCCCAAAGCGAAATCATTTCCACGAGTAGGCGATGTGCTATAGCCCCATCACCTCGCATTGATCCCACCATGCGTCCTGCTCTCTGTTCTTCTCTGCCGCCCTCGGCGAGGCGCTGGGTGGTGCTGGCATGCATGCCCGGTCGTTTAATCATGGGCAGCTGCATGCCATGCCGATGCTGTCCGCGGCGGAGGTCCGGACGCGAGCGGTTGCCGGCCGGTTGCCCCTGCCGTCTGTCGAGGCCGCTGTGCCCAGTACTGGCGCGTGCCGCAGCGCGCGGCCACTGACTGCCACACGGGGTATCATTGCGGCTGCTCCATCGTCTGCGTACCGCATTCATTCGCGCGTGTGCCGCTTTGACCGGAACCACCGGAGTCATCAGGTTTGAGTGCAGCAGCGTACGTACGTGATGGCCATgaactgtttttatatttttacggGGAGCTGTGTCAAAATGCACAATCacggcaggaggaggaggatcatTACGGCTTTGCAGGCATGACGCCCACGGAGCTCAACCGTTTAAAAGTGTGGCGACGATCGATGATCGTACGTTCAAATCGTTCATGGCCTGGTCACGTTACTCTATGCCTTAGGGAGTTAGGGTCATCAAGCCATGGCTAAACGTAcagttcgctgatttattatgagaaataGCTATTAAATTCGACATATAAACTCAagcaaataaacaaatataTAGTCCATCGTGGGGTTGATTGATGAAGGACTCAGCCTCACGCTCGAACGGTTTAATTTGGTGTAGAATTCTTCCAAAATCTCTTAGAAAGTGaccaaaacaaattacataaacACATCTGAGGTGTTGCATCCTTGAAGCAACCAAGAACGAACGTTTATTTGAGGTGTTGCATCCAACGTCCTTTGAAAGGAGCTTGGGAGGGAGGGAGGCTAGGCAGAAGATGGCGGTGTGAGGCGCTAGGGTCGATAGGGCGAGGCGGCAGGGTGGTCACTGGCCAGGGAAGTGGATGGCGACGGTTGGGTCAGGAGGGGTGGGGGAGGCATGGACCTTGGTATGGCCCGATGACGTCAAGTTAGCATGGCGTGGGACAGCAGGGCTGGACGTCGCGACCAGGAGCCTGAGAGGTCACCATGGATGGGACAAGCCAGCAAGAGGCAGGGCCAAGCATTGCAGCCTCGAGCGTTAGAAGAAGCCGAACTGTTGGAAGTTGAAGACAACTTTGTAGCCACATCACAAAGATCTAATTGCCCTAGTTTATCGCtcgaatgaaaaggaaaaatacagAGTCACTACCCTTATACCCAAGGTGGAGTCCAATAACACAAAACAACATAGAATAATCTACTTTCTCAATGTAGATTATAGAGGTTGCACCAAGGTTTTAACAAACAACCTTACTCCCCTCGCCAAGGTGGTATTTGGGAGACAACACAGGGCTTTATCAAGGATAGAAATATTTTAGAAGGGATCATAGTGTTTTAGAAACTTTACATGAGTTAGGCAAATGTAATAGAAGAGGACTTATCATGAAAATAAACTTCAAAAAAACTTATGATAAAATACCATGGGAATTTCTGCAAGaagtaaagaaaagaaaagggctCCCTCACGAACGAAGTGAACAACGATATAATGGTTCAAGAACGCTTTCAACACTAGGGCAACACGGGAAGTTGCGTCTTGTCCTGAAGTACCTTGGAGCCCACCTCCTTGGCAATGGACGCTTTCGCATCCTAGGCACAGAGCCCCAAAAGTGCATCAATGTAAGCTTGTTTGCTTGAAATTATTAagaaatcagcgaacaatacttttagCTATGACTTATTGGCCAAGCAAATAGGTTGGTACTCTAGCTCCATGACACGATACACCCTGGCTATGATGAGACGGTCATgctgcccccccccccctagcGTCGTCTTCATGATCTTCTTCATCGCAAAGCCAAAGAAAGGTGTGCGTCGGTGAAGGGGTCATGGACACGATCGAGGACGCTGCAAGCATGGACAACACAACTGGTGTCATGGACGTCGTTGAGTCGAAGCACTCGGGCGAAGTAGTCAATGACAACAATGGAACCAAAGCTATAGCGAGCGCAGGGGCACGGCTCATCTCCACGAGCTTCACTTCCATCATCTGCATCAACGCTGCCATCCTTTGAGAAAGGAAATTGATGCTTGTAGCAAGCGAATCGATGGCCACGATAGGTGGACGATGAGGAAAAAATAGGGTTGAGCCGAATTCATCAGCAAACAATATTTTCAGTCATAATTTATCAGTCAAGGGAACAGGTAAGAGAAAAAATTTAAGACCTATTTAGAACACAGGAATTTCATAGAAATTACGTAGTAATTTTACAGAaatcaatttattttcacaagaAAAACACACGTTCCAAACAGGGTTCCCCAAATATAGGCTCTAAATACCAATACGATCCGATCCGAACTCCTCACTTGATTGATTAGTAAATTTTTTAAAGGATATTCTCTGCTTTTAAGAAAGCAATAGAATACAATCATCCGCTGGGTTACCAGCTACAAGAGAAACCAGCGCGTTCTCAAGATCAAACAGTTAAGGAAGTTTAAATCTCAACTACGTTAGTGGcagctactccctccgtcccaaattataagtcattcaatcttggagagtcaaagtttttttaagtttgaccaaatttatatagcaaaataataatattttttgtaacaaccaagtatcattagattctttgttagttatattttcatagtgtatctattttatgacataaatctttatatttctctctatattttttgtcaaacttaaaaatgctttgactcttcatgatttttggaatgacttataatttggaatggagggagtactacacTAGGAGTAAAAGCCTTCAGCCAACCAGCAGAGCTTCCTTCACTTGTGAAATATATTTTCTGTGCTCCTTCGTTAGAGCAAGTAGTAAGAAGTTGTGACTaaatgtaaggccttgtttagttccaaaattttttgcaaaacaggcactgtagcattttcgtttgtatttgacaaatatttttcaatcatgcactaactaggctcaaaagattcgtctcgtcaatttcgaccaaactgtgcaattagtttttattttcgtctatatttaatactccatatatgcgtctaaagattcgatgtgacggggaatgtgaaaaattttgcaaaatttaattttctgggaagtaaacaaggcctaaaggtgaatgagagaagagaggagagaaaagagaagaagattGTAAGCTTAACGTTAGCTTATACACAAAAACCAAGAAATCTTGTGAGAAGAACATGTGGCCATGTATTAATAAGAAAGAACTAATTATTATATGAGTGAACTGTGAGAAGTAAGTATATAAGAAAACCTTATAGCCAGCTATTGGTTCACCTTGCTCTTAGCAGCACGCTCAATACATGACATCAGTAGTAGCTTTAGGGAAGATACATTCCAATCGCCATTTTGCTCCTGGATGTCCAGAGTGTCCAAGTAAATCCTGCAAAAATGAAGATAAGTAACCTAAGCCGGCATTGGCTCCTTGCCTTGCATCCAATCACTATTAAACTCCATCATTGAAGCAGCGACAGAGTCAAGAGTCCAAATCTCCCTAATAATGGAACAAATGAATTTGGCTAGACAACATTTTGATTGATCAGTAATCAACAGAAGAATCTAGTTAAGCATCTCCAAGAATATCCTATTTTTTCTCCTAAAAACATGTAGTTTTGTAAATCCTAAAAAAGTATTGAGAGGAAAAAAGAagccatctccaagagtttccaAGAATCCACTCCTAGAATATAGAAGATAATTTTACATCAACAATCCTATACTATTTCTAAATTATCGTAACCACTTTTAAATAATGTCTTTGGTAAATTTGCATTAGAAACCTTTTCCTATGTCTTATTTTTTTCCCACACCCTTCCACCTTTAGACTGCCCGACCGATACACACACAAAGTAGTATCCGCGTGACCATGACTACATGCAAAGTTACGCGCATCGCTGGAGGATTCCCAAGTGCGTAAATTTTAAGAGTATGGAGTAGGAGTTGTTGGAGAGGAGTTTTTTCTCGTCTTGCTAAAAACCTCTTAGAGGTTAAGATTAGAGAAGGTAGGACCGTCGGAGGAGCCAGTTCAAGGAATGGGATTCTGTTCAAACATAATTGTCTTCAAACGATACAAAATATATAGTTCTTGTTTTTTAGAAATCAAACAGTTTAACTTTagtttgtaaaaaaaaacagtTTAACTTTGGCTAAATTTATGAAAAAAAGTACCAACATtcatgatataaaataagtacGGTTAGATTAGTTGTAGAttatatttttatcatattaTAGAAGACATAAGTACTAATATTATTTCTTATAATATTAGTTAAATTTGAGCTAGTTTAACTGGCGCGGATCCAAAATTACATTCTTTCTTGGACCGAAAGAGTATATATGTACGCTGGTATGCAGGTCCATTTATTGGTCAGGTATTCAGCTTAGCTACTCCAGGCTCCAGTATCTTCCCCATTCAACGCCGTTGCTCATGACACCTTGAAAATAAAGTAGTTAGATCACGCGTGGACACGTTAGCGACTCCAGTCGCGGGAACAGAATCAGAAGGACGGAAGACGATAGTTCCCGGACGATGAGGTCCAAATTGGAGAAGAAGATCatatgttgttttttttaagCCTCTCATTTGAATGCAGCTGTAGTAtctatttataaatataatatgtTTCGAGTTAATacaaattgtttttttttttgcagggaACTAATACAAATTGGTTGGTTCACTGCTCTCTCACGCTCTCCTCGCGCGCAGGCTGGCATGCGTTACAGACCCATTGTGGGCCACTCACTCGAGGGCTTTTGGACCGAGCCCGCTTGCTTCTTCTGGGCTGTGGTTCTTCAGGTAATGGGCTCAGGTGTGGGGCAGGTCGTGATGTGTGTTTTACCTATTATacaaatataaaaaaaagaatcaCGATCCAATTATTTTCCTCAGAATAGTTTTTTAAACTTCCAGTTTGTTGCATCACTGCgataattataaaaattttatgatgattttttttttgtcatgtaATGTATCACCGCCTAATATATAAATATCATTCCGTTGCAACCAAAGTCGTCTAAAAAAAATGAAGCAAGCAGCAGATCGGTTCCGCTCCAGGCTCCAAGCGATAAGGCCACGCAGCTCATCCCGTCGGCCCAGATCGCGTGCAAGCTGCCGCCGCCCACAGAAACAAACAAGTACTGTACCTCCACACGCAAAATAACGTCCCCCGGTTTCCTGACCTCACTACTGACTCCCGGTTCCATCTGATCGATCGCGCGAGGCGAGACGAAcgtggccgcgccgcgccgaTCCAATCCGCTCCACTCCACGCCCCCCAAATCGAATTATCCGCAGCATATTCCGCGGGATCTCGCATCCACCGCCCGCGCCCATCCCCGCGCGCCACcctactccgactccgactccTACTCCTACTCCTACTCCCAGTCCACGCCGAGCCGCTCGGACCGGGATCGGCCGTATTTAAACGCGCGCCCGTGTGACCACACCTCAACACGCAAATCGTACCGGTACGAACGGTGACCACGCACGCAAACCCACTCCTTCGAGAAGCCCAGCCAGGCCATGGTGGTTACCGTTGAGAAGGACGCGACGGGCGAGcccgcgctgctgctgctgctggagcgCAGCCGGGCGATCACCCTGCAGGGCCGTGACCGCAACGGCCGTGCCGTCGTCAGGATCGTCGGCAACTACTTCCCAGGCAGTAACCATTATTAGTACTATTATACATACTACCAGCGATTCCGATTTCGCCCAGATCGCATCGCAAGCGCTTCGCCGTGCCGTGGTGGAACTGACGGGCGGGCGCGCTTCTGTCTGCCTCATTTGTTGCAGCGCGCGCgctgggcggcggcgggcgggcggAGGAGGCGCTGCGGTCGTACCTGCGGGACCGCGTGCTCCCGGAGATCGGCGGCCGGGAGTTCGTGGTGGTGTACATGCACTCCCGCGTGGACCGCGGCCACAACTTCCCCGGCGTCGGCGCGATCCGCGGCGCGTACGAGTCGCTGCCGGCCGAGGCCAAGGAGCGGCTGCGCGCCGTCTACTTCGTGCACCCGGCGCTCCGGTCCAGGCTCTTCTTCGCCACCTTCGGGCGCTTCCTCTTCAGCTCCGGGTACGGTAGCGAAGATTCCCTGGTCCGGTCACCTGCTGGTTTCATTTGCGCGGACGGAGGCAGCAGAAAGTTTACGGGGTTCGGGGTCTGTGCTGCAGGTTGTATGAGAAGCTGCGATACATGAGCCGGCTGGACTATGTGTGGGCGCACATAGACAAGGGGCAGCTGGAGGTCCCGGACTGCGTGCGCGAGCACGACGACGAGCTGGAGCGCCGCCCGCTGATGGACTACGGCATCGAGGCGACGGAGAGCCGCTGCATGTATGACGCCGCGTCCATGGACAGCTCGGCGTCCCTGCACTCGCTCCGCTGCGTCTCCTAGTCGCCTGGACAGTGGCATCCGGAACGGCGTGCTTCTGTGGTCTGGTTGGTAGGAGGTCGCTGCCTGGCTTCATAGAGCTTCGGTACCGTAGTTTAGCTGTGTATTTAAGTATATAGTATTAGTGTAAAAAAGGATAAAGAGATCCAAATGTTCTGTGGACTCACGAGATGacttctgcaagtgtgcaagaGTAACATGGAAAAGCTGATCAAAGAACGCGACCATCGGTACTAGAACAAGTGAACAACAATAAATTTGGGAGACGTGGATCCATGGGGGAAAACAACAAAATCCACAAACCTTGCCGAGCTAATCCACCAAACAAGAATCATGgatgttttttttcttcttctttcaaatGGATACTTTGAAGGTTAAATTACTTCCTGGATAAGACTAAGGGGCTCCACTTTCCTACATGACCGGCTTCAAATCATGAAGCGTTACATCATCACGGCATCACCTAATAAAATAGTACAGATATAtctgcaagtgttgcaattatTGATTCTACTACTAAAGAAAAATGAATTGAAGATACTTTCCAATATTCAATTGCA is a window encoding:
- the LOC8076051 gene encoding ganglioside-induced differentiation-associated protein 2, whose translation is MVVTVEKDATGEPALLLLLERSRAITLQGRDRNGRAVVRIVGNYFPARALGGGGRAEEALRSYLRDRVLPEIGGREFVVVYMHSRVDRGHNFPGVGAIRGAYESLPAEAKERLRAVYFVHPALRSRLFFATFGRFLFSSGLYEKLRYMSRLDYVWAHIDKGQLEVPDCVREHDDELERRPLMDYGIEATESRCMYDAASMDSSASLHSLRCVS